One stretch of Vulpes lagopus strain Blue_001 chromosome 12, ASM1834538v1, whole genome shotgun sequence DNA includes these proteins:
- the LOC121473840 gene encoding beta-lactoglobulin, which produces MATLRGPLLLLTLGLGLASAQKALEEVPVEPGFQAQKVEGRWLTIQLAASRTHLVSPTDPLRLGLHSIWTRDEDVEFVLFWTGDGVCKGMNITVHPTGLQGQFQGSLEGGGSMHVHFVSTDYSNLILYIRLEDEEETTSLWALLARRVPGDPAWLRKYLEYVAKFQLQQALVFNLDARCPPRQSLGHS; this is translated from the exons ATGGCCACGCTGCGAGGGCCACTCCTGCTGCTGACCCTTGGCCTGGGTCTGGCCAGTGCTCAGAAGGCTCTGGAAGAGGTTCCGGTAGAGCCGGGGTTTCAGGCCCAGAAG GTGGAGGGCCGCTGGCTGACCATCCAGCTGGCTGCCAGCCGCACCCACCTGGTCTCCCCCACCGATCCCCTGAGGCTCGGCCTCCACTCCATCTGGACCCGGGATGAGGACGTGGAATTCGTCTTGTTCTGGAC AGGAGACGGGGTGTGCAAAGGAATGAACATCACCGTCCACCCAACTGGGCTCCAAGGCCAGTTCCAAGGCTCCT TGGAGGGAGGCGGCAGCATGCACGTCCACTTCGTCAGCACGGACTACAGCAATCTCATTCTCTACATCCGCCTGGAGGACGAAGAAGAGACCACCAGCTTGTGGGCCCTGCTGG CCAGAAGAGTGCCCGGAGACCCCGCGTGGCTGAGGAAGTACCTTGAGTATGTCGCCAAGTTCCAGCTGCAGCAAGCCCTAGTCTTCAACCTCGATG CTCGGTGCCCCCCCCGCCAGAGCCTAGGTCACAGCTGA
- the GLT6D1 gene encoding putative glycosyltransferase 6 domain-containing protein 1, producing the protein MHLWGQQVVDGLRGVPNVGLHCTQLRVKATLVVNEGGEPMPSPFTASKLVLRDEVELRLSDWFNPRKRPDVVTTTDWLAPVIWEGTFNRRVLEEYYRGQDLTIGLAVLATGRTADQYLELFMQSANKHFMTGYRVIFYIMVDAMCQLPNLEPGPLQTFQVFTIREDSREDFHLMHMKNLASHILGHIQDEVDFLFSMTANRVFQNDFGVETLGTSVAQLHAWWYFKDIKDFPYERRFRSAACILLGEGDFYYDGSVVGGTPLEILDFIQEYLEGMIHDKENGLNSTYERYLNKYFFTHKPTKLLSPEYSWDTALQLPAQIWLVKAAQCSHMCLHT; encoded by the exons ATGCATCTCTGGGGACAGCAGGTGGTGGATGGGCTTCGTGGAGTCCCTAATGTTGGCCTGCACTGCACGCAGCTGCGTGT CAAAGCCACTCTGGTGGTGAACGAGGGGGGTGAACCTATGCCATCTCCGTTCACAGCCTCTAAGCTGGTGCTACG GGATGAAGTAGAACTCCGGCTCTCAGACTGGTTCAATCCGAG AAAACGCCCTGATGTTGTAACGACCACGGACTGGCTCGCTCCAGTCATATGGGAAGGCACCTTTAATAGACGGGTCCTGGAAGAGTACTACAGAGGACAGGACCTCACCATAGGCCTGGCTGTCCTTGCTACTGGCAG GACCGCAGACCAGTACTTAGAGCTATTCATGCAGTCGGCCAATAAGCACTTCATGACCGGCTACAGAGTCATCTTCTACATCATGGTGGATGCCATGTGTCAGCTGCCCAACCTGGAGCCGGGTCCTCTGCAGACATTCCAGGTATTCACCATCAGAGAAGACAGCCGGGAGGACTTTCACCTCATGCATATGAAGAACTTGGCTTCGCACATCCTAGGGCACATTCAGGATGAAGTCGACTTTCTTTTCAGCATGACGGCCAACAGGGTCTTCCAGAACGATTTTGGGGTGGAGACCCTGGGCACGTCTGTGGCTCAGCTCCATGCCTGGTGGTACTTCAAAGACATAAAGGACTTCCCTTACGAGAGGAGGTTCAGATCAGCGGCGTGCATCCTATTGGGAGAGGGGGACTTCTACTATGATGGCTCCGTCGTGGGTGGCACGCCTCTGGAGATTTTAGACTTCATCCAAGAATACCTGGAAGGGATGATTCACGACAAGGAAAATGGGCTGAACAGCACCTACGAAAGATACCTGAACAAGTACTTTTTCACCCACAAGCCCACCAAGCTGCTATCTCCGGAGTACAGCTGGGACACGGCGCTGCAGCTCCCGGCACAGATTTGGTTGGTCAAGGCAGCGCAGTGCTCCCACATGTGCCTGCACACGTAG
- the LCN9 gene encoding epididymal-specific lipocalin-9, with the protein MALLLLSLGLSLVSTQELNPQAIVRKNYDMAKVSGVWYSVSMASDDMKRIEKDGDLRVFIQNIESLEDGSLKFNFQFMVLGECVKVAVVCEKTDRNGEYTVNYEGDNRVLLSETDYKLYITFHLRNMRNGTETNVLALYVCRKYGLGPQNILSLSDQNDCCKYKK; encoded by the exons ATGGCCCTGCTCCTGCTGAGCCTGGGGCTGAGCCTGGTCTCCACCCAGGAGCTCAACCCCCAAGCCATCGTGCGGAAAAACTATGACATGGCCAAG GTGTCGGGGGTCTGGTACTCAGTGTCCATGGCCTCGGATGACATGAAGCGGATTGAGAAAGATGGGGACTTGAGGGTCTTCATACAGAATATCGAAAGCTTAGAAGACGGCAGTCTGAAGTTCAATTTCCAGTTCAT GGTGCTCGGGGAGTGCGTGAAGGTGGCCGTGGTCTGTGAGAAGACGGACAGGAACGGGGAGTACACCGTCAACT ACGAGGGGGACAACAGGGTGCTCCTCTCGGAGACAGACTACAAACTGTACATCACCTTCCATCTCCGGAACATGAGGAATGGAACAGAGACCAACGTGCTGGCACTCTATG TCTGCAGAAAGTACGGGCTGGGTCCTCAGAACATCCTCAGCCTGAGCGACCAAA ACGACTGTTGCAAATACAAGAAGTAG